The Haloterrigena turkmenica DSM 5511 genome includes the window GGCGCGTCGTGGGCGACGAGGATCGTTCCCCCGGTGCCGACGGCGACGACTGCAAGCGAGAGCAGGAGCGCGGCCCAGATCCGGTTCCGCCGGGAGCCGGGATCGGCCGGCGGCTCCGTGCCGCCGCGGTCCGGCTCCGGACTCGAGACGGTTCCTTCCCGATCGTCCTGCAGACCGACCGTCGGCCGGTCGGTCCGCGAGTCGTTGCGGCGATCGGCCGGCGGCCGCTCCTCGCGGCCGGCCGTCGCTTCGGACCTCCCCGTTCGGTCGTCGTCGCTCCCGCTCATGATGGCAGTTCATCGAAATAACGGATAAATCTCCGGGCCGTCGGCGGGGTCCGGCGGCGGACGCGGACCGGTTCCGGGTCGACAGTATAAGGCACCTCCGCGCGAAACGCCGAGCCATGACGACGCTGGCCATCACCGGCGGGCAGGTCTTGCTGCCCGACATCACGGTGACCCGCGCGGACGTACTGATCGATCAGGACGACGGCGAGATCCTCGAGATCGGCGACGACCTCGCCGACGACGCTGACGAGACGCTCGACGCCGCGGACTCCCTGATCACGCCGGGATTCGTCAACGGCCACTGTCACGTCGCGATGACGCTGCTGCGCGGGTACGCCGACGACAAGCCGCTGGACGCCTGGCTGCGGGAGGACATCTGGCCCGTCGAGGCCGAACTGACCGCCGACACCGTCCGCGCGGGGACCGAACTCGGTGTCCTCGAGATGATCAAGTCGGGGACGACCTCCTTTGCGGACATGTACTTCTTCGTCCCGACGATCGCCGAGGCGGTCGCCGACGCCGGACTTCGCGCCCGCCTCGGCCACGGCGTGATCTCCGTCGCCAAGGACGACGAGGCGGCCCGTGAGGACGCCCGCGAGGGCCTCGCGGTCGCCGAAGAGATCGACGGGATGGCCGACGGACGCATCTCGTCGGCGTTCATGCCCCACTCGCTGACGACGGTCGATGGCGAGTACTTAGCAGAGTTCGTCCCGCAGGCCCGCGAGCTCGGGGTTCCGGTCCATTATCACGCCAACGAGACCACCGACGAGGTGACGCCGATCGTCGAGGAGGAGGGCGTGCGACCGCTGGCCTACGCCGCGGAAAAGGGGATGCTCGAGTCCGAGGACTTCGTCGCCCACGGGGTCCACGTCGACGAGAGCGAGATCGGCCTGCTCGCGGAGGCCGGAACGAGCGTGATCCACTGTCCGGCCTCGAACATGAAACTGGCCAGCGGGATGGCGCCCGTTCAGCGCATGCGCGAGGCCGGCGTCACCGTCGGCCTCGGCACTGACGGCGCGGCCTCGAACAACGACCTCTCGATGTTAGACGAGGCCCGCGACGCGGCCATGATCGGCAAACTCGCCGCCGACGACGCCAGCGCCGTCCCCGCCGGGGCGGTCGTCGAGATGATGACCCGCGGCAGCGCCGAGGCGATCGGTCTCGACACCGGCCGCCTCGAGGAAGGCGCCCCCGCCGATCTCGCGGTGATCGACCTCGAGGAGCCGCACCTGACGCCGCGCCACGACCTCGTGAGCCACCTCGCCTACGCCGCGGCGGCGGCGGACGTCCGCCACACCGTTTGCGACGGGCGGGTCCTCATGCGCGACCGCGAGGTGCTGACGCTCGAGGAGGACGCGGTTCGAGCGCGAGCGAGCGAGGCCGCCGAGACGCTGATCGCCGCGGCCGAGGAGTGAGCCGATTCGCGGTCGGATACCGCCGCGTCTGTATCGGAAACTGAACTCTCAGAGATAGTTATAAACGTTCAAAACGTCTCTAAGTCCGTTTTGACGTGAAAGAAACGCCCCGAACCGCCGGGGGGGTTTATTCACGGATCCCTGAATGTCTCGAGCGGAATGAACGGATATCGACTGCTTGCGGCGGCACTGGCTGCCGTCATGGTCTGTACGGCGCTCGCACCGATGGGTGCGGCGGCCGCGACGACTGACCACGACGACCTCTCAGTGTCCGTCTCGCAGGCGGATGACGTGATCGTAACGGTAGACGCGAACGAATCGGTCGACAACGCGACCGTCGACGTAGCGACGGTCGACGAGAACGCATCCTACGAGGGCACGGGCGAGTACGACGTGACCAACGGCACGGTCGCACTCCCGACGCCCGCGGAGAACGTAACGGTGAGCGTCACCGCGACGCTCGGCAACGAGACGGCCGAAACGACGGCGACCCTCGAGGCGGCTGACGACGAGGAAGACGGAGAAGACGAGGACGACACATACGACGCCGACGACCAGAACGGCACCGCGATCGGTGTCGAGCAGGACGGCGCGGACGTCCACGTCGTCGTCACCGAGGACGGCGAGGGCGTCGCGACGGACGTCACCGTCTCGACGGTCGACGAGAACGCGAGCTACGCGGACAGCGGCACGCACGCGACCGACGAGAACGGCACGCTGACGCTCTCGGCGCCGGACGGCAACGAGAGCGTCGAAGTCGCGTTTTCGGCGACGGTCGGGAACGAGAGCCTCGAGACGACGGCGACGCTCGAGCCGGCCGAGGAGACCAACGACGGTATCCCGGGCAACTTCGGTGCGCTCGTCGGACAGTTCATGGAGGAGAACGCCTCTGACAACGAGAGCGACGAACCGTTCGGCGTCAGGCTGGCCGGCTTCGTCGTCGAGCACAACCCGGGTAACGCGCCCGACCACGCGGGCCCGCCGGAACACGCCGGCCCGCCGAGCGATGACGTCGATGACGACGACGACGAGAAGCGTCAGGGCCCGCCGGAACACGCCGGTCCGCCGGACGAAGACGCTGACGACGAAGATGAGGAGGACGTTGAAGACGAGGAAGACGTTGAAGACGAGGAGGACGACGACGAGAACGGCGGCGGTCCGCCGGGCCACGCCGGTCCGGACAACTAACGACTGCTCGGCGGACGGCGGTCGACGGTGCGGCGTTCGGGTTGTCAGAGGCACGAACCCCGTCGTCGCCGTCTGTCCCGGTCGAGCGCGCTCGAGGCGGTTCGGGCGCGCTCGATCGTCGAACCACATCCTGTCGTTGCCGTTCGAACGATTTTTTCGACCGCGATCGATACTGACCGAGCGACGGTTCCCGGTGGGGGAGTCGCCCCTCCACCGATCGTTTCGCTTCGGACGGCCGTTCCGCGCCCGTCATCGCTTCGGTAGCGTTTTGGCGCCCCTTCCACTCAGTCGACGTATGACCGACACTGCGTATCCGCCGATCAGCGAGCAACTCGACGACCTCGAGTCCGCGCGCGAGGAGGGCCGTCGCAAGATGGACTGGGCCGCCCAGCACATGCCCATCCTCGAGTCCGTCCGCGAGGAGTTCGTCGCCGACCAGCCCTTCGAGGGCGAGCGCATCGGGATGGCGATGCACGTCGAAGCGAAGACCGCGATGCTCGTCGAGACGCTCGCGGAGGGCGGCGCCGAGGTCGCAGTCACGGGCTGCAACCCGCTCTCGACTCACGACGACGTCTCCGCCGCGCTCGACACCCACGAGAACATCACCAGCTACGCGAAACGCGGCGTCGACGACGAGGAGTACTACGCCGCTATCGAGGCCGTCATCGCCCACGAGCCGACGATCACGGTCGACGACGGGATGGACCTCGTCGCCGCGATTCACGAGGACTACCCCGAACTGATCGACGGCATCGTTGGCGGCGCCGAGGAGACGACCACCGGGGTCCACCGCCTGCGCGCGATGGACGCCGACGGCGCGCTCGAGTATCCCGTCTTCGCGGTCAACGACACGCCGATGAAGCGGCTGTTCGACAACGTCCACGGCACCGGCGAGTCCTCGCTTGCCTCGATCGCCATGACCACGAACCTCTCGTGGGCCGGCAAGAACGTCGTCGTCGCCGGCTACGGCTACTGTGGGAAGGGCGTCGCGAAGAAGGCCGCCGGCCAGAACGCGAACGTCATCGTCACCGAGGTC containing:
- a CDS encoding amidohydrolase, whose protein sequence is MTTLAITGGQVLLPDITVTRADVLIDQDDGEILEIGDDLADDADETLDAADSLITPGFVNGHCHVAMTLLRGYADDKPLDAWLREDIWPVEAELTADTVRAGTELGVLEMIKSGTTSFADMYFFVPTIAEAVADAGLRARLGHGVISVAKDDEAAREDAREGLAVAEEIDGMADGRISSAFMPHSLTTVDGEYLAEFVPQARELGVPVHYHANETTDEVTPIVEEEGVRPLAYAAEKGMLESEDFVAHGVHVDESEIGLLAEAGTSVIHCPASNMKLASGMAPVQRMREAGVTVGLGTDGAASNNDLSMLDEARDAAMIGKLAADDASAVPAGAVVEMMTRGSAEAIGLDTGRLEEGAPADLAVIDLEEPHLTPRHDLVSHLAYAAAAADVRHTVCDGRVLMRDREVLTLEEDAVRARASEAAETLIAAAEE
- a CDS encoding adenosylhomocysteinase; amino-acid sequence: MTDTAYPPISEQLDDLESAREEGRRKMDWAAQHMPILESVREEFVADQPFEGERIGMAMHVEAKTAMLVETLAEGGAEVAVTGCNPLSTHDDVSAALDTHENITSYAKRGVDDEEYYAAIEAVIAHEPTITVDDGMDLVAAIHEDYPELIDGIVGGAEETTTGVHRLRAMDADGALEYPVFAVNDTPMKRLFDNVHGTGESSLASIAMTTNLSWAGKNVVVAGYGYCGKGVAKKAAGQNANVIVTEVEPRRALEAHMEGYEVMPMAEAAEVGDVFLTTTGNRDVIVEEHFEKMQDGVLLANAGHFDIEIDLEALDDLAVDRFEARDGVEAYELEDGRKLNVIAEGRLVNLAAPVSLGHPVEVMDQSFGIQAVCVREMLENGDAYDAGVHDVPDELDKEIAEIKLEAEGVDHDSLTDTQREYMDSWDHGT